One window from the genome of Methyloradius palustris encodes:
- a CDS encoding RidA family protein: MAKEIIRTEGAPQAIGTYSQAVKVGDTVYLSGQIGLDPATMQMVDGIEAQVHRVFTNLKAVAEAAGGSLNDVVKLNVFLTDLSHFALVNTIMAEYFSTPYPARAAVGVASLPRNALVEADGVLVV; this comes from the coding sequence ATGGCAAAAGAAATCATCCGCACCGAAGGTGCACCACAAGCAATCGGTACTTATTCACAAGCAGTGAAAGTTGGCGATACCGTCTATCTATCAGGCCAGATCGGCCTTGACCCAGCAACCATGCAGATGGTGGATGGCATTGAAGCGCAGGTCCATCGTGTATTTACTAACCTCAAAGCAGTCGCAGAAGCGGCTGGTGGTTCGTTGAATGATGTGGTGAAACTCAATGTGTTTCTTACGGATTTATCGCACTTTGCGCTGGTGAACACCATCATGGCTGAGTATTTCTCAACGCCTTATCCAGCCCGTGCAGCGGTTGGTGTGGCTTCGTTACCACGCAATGCGCTGGTTGAAGCCGATGGCGTGCTGGTTGTATAA
- a CDS encoding DUF6776 family protein: MRRVTRGIKRHFGATAKNVAVKSHRPWYWQILLVLLLLGTGFFAGSWRYSMNEVTNLAGNLKQLQEENKQLQAKLVYGERQLQVERAAQSNLTKEIALLQEEDMRHKEDIAFYQHILVEKPTASEVKLYSFKINRLPQKNQYEYHLLLVQNGKHDDFVKGTMKFAIGGMQADKMVLLPVTANAGLVDANVNFKFFQRIDGSFSLPDNVNQGYIEASFFEPGARDPKLSQKQELPI, from the coding sequence ATGAGAAGAGTTACCCGCGGTATCAAACGTCATTTTGGGGCAACAGCCAAAAATGTTGCCGTGAAATCTCATCGGCCTTGGTATTGGCAGATACTGCTGGTATTGCTACTACTAGGTACGGGGTTTTTTGCGGGTAGCTGGCGTTATTCCATGAACGAGGTTACTAACCTGGCTGGTAACTTGAAGCAGTTGCAGGAAGAGAATAAGCAACTGCAAGCTAAACTAGTTTATGGTGAGCGGCAGCTTCAGGTTGAGCGGGCAGCACAATCCAATCTGACTAAAGAAATTGCGTTGCTGCAAGAAGAAGATATGCGGCACAAGGAGGATATCGCTTTTTACCAGCATATACTGGTGGAGAAACCTACAGCCAGCGAAGTTAAGCTTTATAGTTTTAAAATCAATAGATTGCCGCAGAAAAACCAGTATGAATATCATCTCTTGCTTGTCCAGAATGGCAAGCATGATGATTTTGTTAAAGGCACGATGAAGTTTGCCATCGGCGGCATGCAAGCAGATAAGATGGTCTTGTTACCCGTCACCGCGAATGCTGGTTTGGTAGATGCCAACGTTAATTTCAAGTTTTTTCAGCGGATTGACGGCTCTTTCAGCCTGCCAGACAATGTGAATCAGGGTTACATCGAAGCCAGCTTTTTTGAGCCAGGTGCGCGTGATCCAAAACTGAGCCAGAAACAGGAATTACCAATTTAA
- the erpA gene encoding iron-sulfur cluster insertion protein ErpA, with product MNAITEMPSPLVFTDNAAKKVKELIDEEGSPDLKLRVFVSGGGCSGFQYGFTFEETVNEDDTQVERDGVALLIDPMSLQYLMGAEIDYQDSLQGSQFVIRNPNATSTCGCGSSFSA from the coding sequence ATGAACGCAATTACAGAAATGCCAAGCCCATTAGTGTTTACCGACAATGCGGCCAAGAAAGTTAAAGAGCTGATTGATGAAGAAGGCTCACCAGACTTAAAGCTACGAGTGTTTGTCAGTGGTGGCGGATGCTCAGGTTTCCAGTACGGGTTCACATTTGAAGAAACCGTGAATGAAGATGACACTCAGGTTGAACGTGATGGGGTTGCATTATTGATTGACCCAATGAGCTTGCAATACCTGATGGGGGCCGAAATTGATTATCAGGATAGTTTGCAAGGTTCGCAGTTTGTGATTCGCAATCCAAATGCAACTAGTACCTGCGGATGTGGTTCTTCGTTCTCAGCCTAA
- a CDS encoding chorismate--pyruvate lyase family protein: MKIQLQLQKASHQGRRSQWLKNPINSGVYRNWLIDKGSLTLRLQLRAKDFKVKPLKVENAKPQIDEASLLGVAQHQLALLREVQLIDGATPLVFAHSILPHRSLSGAWLGLRRLGNKPLGATLFSNPKVKRTPLMFKKLACHQPLYQRATAHLEIKPITLWARRSVFILGNAQILVTEVFLPGILAL, translated from the coding sequence ATGAAAATCCAGCTTCAATTGCAGAAAGCAAGCCATCAAGGGCGTCGTAGTCAATGGCTCAAGAACCCCATCAATAGTGGTGTTTATCGTAATTGGTTAATCGATAAAGGCTCGCTGACACTGCGTTTGCAGTTGCGTGCTAAAGACTTTAAGGTAAAACCGCTCAAGGTAGAAAATGCAAAGCCACAAATAGATGAGGCTTCATTGCTCGGGGTTGCTCAACACCAATTGGCATTATTGAGAGAAGTGCAGTTGATAGATGGCGCAACGCCTTTGGTATTTGCGCATAGTATTTTGCCGCATAGAAGTTTGTCAGGCGCGTGGCTGGGTTTGCGGCGATTGGGTAATAAACCCTTGGGCGCCACTTTATTTTCAAACCCAAAAGTGAAACGTACGCCATTGATGTTCAAAAAACTGGCATGCCATCAACCTTTGTACCAACGTGCGACTGCGCATTTGGAAATAAAGCCAATTACATTATGGGCGCGCCGTTCTGTATTTATACTTGGTAATGCCCAAATTTTAGTCACCGAAGTTTTTTTGCCAGGAATATTAGCGTTATGA
- a CDS encoding pyridoxamine 5'-phosphate oxidase family protein, whose product MGEYFNAGQRQLQDEFDTRRLADRLQGGIIQPIINELDAEFIEAQNMFFLATVDDQGHANCSYKGGSKGLVKVVDETTLAFPIYDGNGMFMSAGNVLVNGEVGLLFIDFERQARVRVNGVASITLEDPLLSNWPETKLVVRVKVRETFPNCPRYIHKMEFVEESGFVPKAQCETPAAPWKKLEIVADVLPAYDEHLASNEQDVLAAINRK is encoded by the coding sequence ATGGGTGAATATTTCAATGCAGGGCAGCGTCAGTTACAGGATGAATTTGATACGCGGCGTTTAGCCGATAGGCTACAGGGCGGCATTATCCAGCCCATTATCAACGAGCTGGATGCTGAATTTATTGAAGCACAGAACATGTTTTTTCTAGCGACTGTAGATGACCAGGGCCACGCTAATTGTTCATATAAAGGTGGCAGCAAGGGCTTGGTAAAAGTGGTAGATGAGACCACGCTGGCTTTCCCGATCTATGATGGCAATGGCATGTTCATGTCCGCAGGCAATGTGCTGGTGAACGGCGAAGTTGGCTTGCTATTTATTGATTTCGAGCGTCAAGCCAGGGTGCGTGTAAACGGTGTTGCAAGCATTACGCTAGAAGACCCGTTGCTCTCAAACTGGCCAGAAACAAAGTTGGTTGTACGGGTAAAAGTGCGCGAGACGTTCCCGAACTGTCCCCGTTACATCCATAAAATGGAATTCGTGGAAGAGTCAGGTTTTGTGCCTAAAGCGCAGTGCGAAACTCCAGCCGCTCCTTGGAAAAAACTGGAAATCGTCGCGGATGTTTTACCTGCTTATGATGAGCACTTGGCAAGTAATGAGCAGGATGTATTAGCGGCAATCAACCGCAAATAG
- the ubiA gene encoding 4-hydroxybenzoate octaprenyltransferase codes for MTIEPIDWPKLSAKLDAYERLMRLDKPIGILLLLWPTLWALWLAGEGRPHWLIVAMFVMGTILMRSAGCVLNDIADRKFDAHVERTQQRPLATNEVSVKEALILALILVLSAFAIVLHLNKPSILLSFAALFLAASYPYTKRFFAIPQAYLGIAFGIGIPMAYAALTNIIPLVAWLLLVANIFWAIAYDTEYAIVDREDDLKIGIRSSAILFGRFDVLAIMACYLIMLSILVFVGVHLGLQWPYFIGLAAAAGIAVHHYFLIKKRERAQCFRAFLHNNWLGLAIFLGIFVASKLG; via the coding sequence ATGACAATTGAACCCATTGATTGGCCAAAACTCAGCGCCAAGCTGGATGCTTATGAGCGGCTGATGAGGTTGGATAAGCCAATCGGTATTTTGCTGCTGCTCTGGCCTACCTTATGGGCCTTGTGGCTGGCTGGGGAAGGTCGCCCGCACTGGTTGATAGTTGCCATGTTTGTGATGGGTACTATCCTGATGCGCTCAGCGGGCTGCGTGCTCAATGACATTGCTGACCGTAAATTTGATGCGCACGTTGAGCGCACCCAGCAACGGCCTTTAGCCACTAATGAAGTCAGCGTGAAAGAAGCGTTGATACTGGCGTTGATACTGGTATTAAGTGCTTTTGCTATTGTGCTGCATCTAAATAAGCCCAGTATTTTGCTCTCGTTTGCTGCACTGTTTCTAGCGGCGAGCTATCCATATACCAAGCGTTTTTTTGCGATACCACAAGCCTATTTAGGGATTGCTTTCGGCATCGGTATTCCGATGGCATATGCTGCTTTGACGAATATAATCCCCTTGGTTGCATGGCTACTGCTTGTCGCCAATATCTTCTGGGCGATTGCTTATGATACCGAGTATGCGATTGTGGATAGAGAAGATGATTTGAAAATCGGTATTCGTTCCTCTGCGATATTATTTGGTCGTTTTGACGTATTGGCGATTATGGCTTGCTACCTGATCATGCTATCTATCTTGGTGTTTGTGGGCGTGCATCTAGGCTTGCAGTGGCCATATTTTATCGGCTTGGCGGCGGCGGCGGGTATTGCCGTTCATCACTATTTTCTGATTAAAAAACGCGAGCGAGCACAGTGTTTTAGAGCATTTCTGCATAATAACTGGCTAGGTTTGGCGATTTTCCTGGGAATATTTGTGGCCAGCAAGCTAGGTTAA
- the argC gene encoding N-acetyl-gamma-glutamyl-phosphate reductase — protein sequence MSLDKIKVGIVGGTGYTGVELLRLLAIHPAIELSAITSRGEAGLPVADMFPSLRGYVDLPFSDPAQADLSGCDVVFFATPNGIAMQQTADLLDKGVRVIDLAADFRIQDVATWEKWYGMKHACPDLIAKAVYGLPEVNREKIRTAQLIANPGCYPTAVQLGFLPLLEAGVIDETLLIADAKSGVSGAGRKAEVSALFAEAGDNFKAYGVAGHRHLPEISQGLAGMANKPVGLTFVPHLTPLIRGIHATLYAKLTKDIDLQHLFESRYIKERFVDVLPKGSHPETRSVRGSNQCRIAVHRPQGGDTVVVLSVIDNLVKGAAGQAVQNMNIMFGLAENTGLEVVPLLP from the coding sequence ATGTCATTAGATAAAATTAAAGTAGGGATCGTTGGCGGTACTGGATACACGGGCGTTGAGCTGCTCAGGCTTCTCGCCATACACCCAGCCATCGAACTGAGCGCCATCACTTCGCGTGGTGAAGCAGGCTTGCCTGTAGCCGATATGTTTCCGAGCTTACGTGGCTATGTGGATTTACCTTTCAGTGACCCAGCACAAGCTGATTTAAGCGGCTGTGACGTAGTATTTTTTGCTACGCCTAATGGTATTGCCATGCAGCAGACAGCAGACTTGCTTGATAAAGGCGTGCGGGTTATTGACCTTGCGGCGGATTTCCGGATACAGGACGTAGCTACTTGGGAAAAATGGTACGGCATGAAACACGCCTGCCCAGACTTGATTGCAAAGGCAGTGTATGGCTTGCCCGAAGTGAACCGTGAAAAAATCCGCACGGCGCAGTTAATCGCCAATCCTGGCTGCTATCCAACTGCCGTGCAGCTCGGCTTTTTACCGTTGCTTGAAGCAGGCGTGATCGATGAAACACTTCTGATTGCTGACGCAAAGTCTGGTGTCAGTGGTGCAGGGCGTAAAGCTGAAGTCAGTGCCCTGTTTGCAGAGGCAGGCGATAACTTTAAAGCATACGGAGTCGCTGGGCACAGGCATTTACCAGAAATCAGTCAAGGCTTGGCTGGTATGGCTAACAAGCCAGTAGGACTGACATTTGTGCCACATTTGACGCCATTGATTAGAGGGATACACGCAACCTTATACGCTAAATTGACCAAAGATATAGACCTGCAGCACCTGTTCGAAAGCCGTTATATCAAAGAGCGGTTTGTCGATGTACTGCCAAAAGGATCACATCCTGAAACCCGTTCGGTACGTGGCTCTAACCAGTGCCGTATCGCTGTGCATAGACCTCAAGGTGGCGATACGGTCGTGGTATTGTCAGTGATTGATAACCTGGTGAAGGGCGCTGCGGGACAAGCTGTGCAAAATATGAATATCATGTTTGGCTTGGCAGAAAACACTGGCCTTGAAGTTGTGCCTTTACTGCCATAA
- the recG gene encoding ATP-dependent DNA helicase RecG yields the protein MAINLPGLADIKAISKPLLANLQKLGIVDVQGLLLHLPLRYVDETHITAIRDLRSGEQAQVEGEIVHAEVQYKPRKALIAQLQDAGGQLLVLRFLHFYPSQIAALKVGTKLRALGEVRQGFFGYEMVHPQCKSVRDETPVKETLTPVYPTTAGLSQASLRKWISWALNNGDLSETLPAFAYEPQALPSFAQSLKNLHHPAPEADLYQLEDHVSPYWQRLAFDELLAQQLSMRRHYARRRSIGAPALKPSKALITALLRSLPFALTSAQQKVAVEIGNDLTQNHPMQRLLQGDVGSGKTIVAAMGALQAIENGWQAAIMAPTEILAEQHYKKMQDWLAPLNIKVTWLSGSQNKTDRAISLEAIADGTAQLVVGTHALFQEQVVFAKLGLAIIDEQHRFGVHQRLSLRQKGQTSKTKAPHQLMMSATPIPRTLSMSYYADLDVSVIDELPPGRTPVATKLVADARRDEVLTRVREACEQGSQAYWVCPLIEESEALQLKTANDTYAWLQESFPELRVGLVHGRMKTAEKQAVMAAFTAGEIQLLVATTVIEVGVDVPNASLMVIEHAERMGLSQLHQLRGRVGRGAAKSACILLYQNKLSDTARARLKIIYESSDGFEIAKADLALRGPGEFLGLRQSGVPMLKIADLERDTELLETAQGLAEQLLKEYPTYVDKHLERWLSRAEELVKV from the coding sequence TTGGCTATCAACTTGCCTGGGCTTGCAGACATCAAAGCCATCAGCAAGCCACTGCTGGCTAATCTGCAAAAGCTTGGTATTGTCGATGTGCAAGGCCTCTTGCTGCATCTGCCTCTACGCTATGTAGATGAAACCCACATCACGGCTATTCGTGATTTACGCAGCGGGGAGCAGGCACAGGTAGAAGGCGAGATTGTGCATGCGGAAGTCCAGTACAAGCCGCGCAAGGCGCTGATTGCGCAATTGCAAGATGCGGGTGGCCAGCTACTGGTACTGCGCTTTTTGCATTTTTACCCCAGCCAAATTGCCGCCCTCAAGGTAGGTACCAAGCTTCGCGCGCTGGGCGAAGTACGGCAAGGCTTTTTTGGGTATGAGATGGTGCATCCGCAATGCAAATCCGTGCGTGATGAAACTCCAGTTAAGGAAACCCTGACGCCGGTTTACCCGACGACTGCAGGCTTATCACAAGCTTCTCTGCGCAAATGGATAAGCTGGGCACTCAACAATGGCGATTTAAGCGAAACGCTGCCAGCCTTTGCATATGAGCCACAAGCCTTGCCCAGTTTTGCACAGAGCCTGAAAAACCTGCATCACCCAGCACCTGAAGCAGATTTATATCAACTGGAAGATCACGTAAGCCCTTATTGGCAGCGACTGGCTTTTGATGAGTTGCTTGCGCAACAGCTTTCCATGCGTCGCCACTATGCACGCCGCCGCAGTATCGGCGCGCCAGCGCTCAAACCTTCTAAAGCATTGATTACTGCCTTGCTGAGAAGTTTGCCCTTTGCGCTCACTAGCGCCCAGCAAAAAGTGGCGGTCGAAATCGGTAATGACCTTACTCAGAATCACCCCATGCAGCGCTTGCTACAAGGCGATGTTGGTAGCGGCAAAACCATTGTCGCTGCCATGGGCGCTTTACAGGCGATAGAAAATGGCTGGCAAGCTGCCATCATGGCGCCGACCGAGATATTGGCGGAGCAACACTATAAAAAGATGCAAGACTGGCTTGCGCCGTTGAACATAAAAGTAACCTGGCTTTCGGGTAGCCAAAATAAAACAGACCGAGCTATTTCGCTGGAGGCTATTGCAGATGGCACGGCGCAACTGGTGGTGGGCACGCATGCCCTGTTTCAGGAGCAAGTTGTGTTCGCCAAACTAGGTCTGGCCATTATCGATGAGCAACATCGTTTTGGCGTGCATCAGCGTTTATCGTTGCGACAAAAAGGCCAGACCAGTAAAACCAAAGCACCGCACCAGTTGATGATGAGCGCTACGCCGATTCCGCGCACCTTATCCATGAGTTACTACGCCGATTTGGATGTCTCCGTGATTGATGAATTACCGCCAGGACGTACGCCAGTGGCTACTAAGCTCGTCGCCGACGCTAGGCGTGATGAAGTGCTCACCCGCGTGCGTGAAGCTTGCGAGCAGGGCAGCCAGGCCTACTGGGTGTGCCCATTGATAGAAGAGTCCGAAGCCTTGCAGCTAAAAACGGCGAATGATACATACGCTTGGTTGCAAGAGTCTTTCCCTGAATTGCGCGTCGGTCTGGTACATGGCCGTATGAAAACAGCTGAGAAACAGGCCGTGATGGCCGCTTTTACTGCGGGTGAAATCCAGTTGCTAGTAGCGACCACGGTTATAGAGGTCGGCGTTGATGTGCCCAATGCCAGCCTTATGGTCATCGAACATGCTGAGCGCATGGGCTTGAGCCAGCTTCACCAGCTACGCGGACGTGTAGGCCGCGGTGCCGCCAAGAGCGCTTGCATATTGCTCTATCAGAACAAACTTTCTGATACCGCCCGCGCCCGCTTAAAAATCATCTATGAATCCAGTGACGGCTTTGAAATCGCCAAGGCTGATTTGGCCTTGCGTGGCCCAGGTGAATTTCTCGGCTTGCGCCAAAGTGGCGTACCTATGCTGAAAATCGCTGATCTGGAGCGAGACACCGAATTGCTAGAAACCGCTCAGGGCTTAGCGGAGCAGTTACTAAAAGAGTATCCAACCTATGTCGATAAGCACTTGGAGAGATGGTTGAGTCGGGCGGAGGAGTTGGTGAAGGTCTAG
- the rpsI gene encoding 30S ribosomal protein S9, which produces MIGKYNYGTGRRKSSVARVFLKSGKGNIVINDKPADEYFSRVTSRMILRQPLELTENIASFDIQINVHGGGESGQAGAVRHGITRALIDYDATLKSALSKAGFVTRDAREVERKKVGLRKARRRKQFSKR; this is translated from the coding sequence ATGATTGGTAAATACAACTACGGTACTGGACGTCGCAAAAGCTCTGTTGCGCGTGTATTCCTGAAATCAGGTAAAGGCAACATCGTGATTAACGACAAGCCAGCTGATGAATATTTCTCACGTGTGACTTCACGCATGATTCTGCGTCAGCCACTTGAGTTGACTGAAAATATTGCAAGCTTTGATATTCAAATCAATGTGCATGGCGGTGGTGAATCTGGCCAAGCTGGTGCAGTTCGTCACGGTATTACCCGTGCATTGATTGATTATGATGCAACGTTGAAGAGTGCCTTATCTAAGGCGGGTTTCGTGACACGTGATGCACGCGAAGTTGAACGTAAGAAAGTTGGCTTGCGTAAAGCGCGTCGTCGTAAACAGTTCTCTAAACGATAA
- a CDS encoding bactofilin family protein yields MFSKSQNKAQNRIDTLIGAETKIEGDIHFTGGLRIDGSVRGNVTESPTSPSTLVLSESARIIGAVSVSHIVINGKVEGPVRANEYIELQTKSRVIGDVYYKSLEMHTGAVIEGKLIYLGETTQGKIEDKTTLLPVDKD; encoded by the coding sequence ATGTTTTCTAAGAGTCAAAACAAAGCCCAGAACCGTATTGATACGCTGATTGGCGCAGAAACCAAGATTGAAGGCGACATTCATTTCACTGGCGGTTTACGCATTGATGGGAGTGTTCGCGGCAATGTCACTGAGTCTCCCACATCGCCAAGCACTCTTGTTTTAAGTGAAAGCGCCCGCATTATAGGTGCAGTGTCGGTTTCTCACATTGTCATCAATGGCAAGGTAGAAGGCCCTGTGAGGGCTAATGAATATATCGAATTACAGACTAAATCCAGGGTCATTGGAGATGTATATTACAAGTCTCTTGAAATGCACACTGGTGCTGTGATTGAAGGCAAATTGATTTATCTGGGTGAGACCACACAAGGCAAAATTGAAGATAAAACAACATTATTGCCTGTGGATAAAGATTGA
- the rplM gene encoding 50S ribosomal protein L13, whose amino-acid sequence MKTFSAKAHEVKRDWFVVDATDLVLGRLASEIAHRLRGKHKTIYTPHVDTGDYIIVVNADKIKVTGTKELNKLYHRHSGYPGGISTTNFGKMQERFPGRALEKAVKGMLPKGPLGYAMFRKLKVYAGAKHDHVAQQPQPLTIQSQA is encoded by the coding sequence ATGAAAACCTTTTCAGCAAAAGCTCACGAAGTAAAACGTGACTGGTTCGTAGTAGATGCTACGGATCTCGTGCTAGGCCGCTTGGCGAGCGAAATCGCTCACCGCCTGCGTGGCAAGCATAAAACCATCTATACACCACACGTTGATACTGGCGACTACATCATTGTAGTGAACGCAGACAAAATCAAGGTAACTGGTACTAAAGAATTGAACAAACTGTATCATCGTCACTCTGGTTATCCAGGCGGCATTTCAACCACCAACTTTGGCAAGATGCAAGAGCGCTTTCCAGGTCGTGCGTTGGAAAAAGCAGTGAAAGGCATGTTGCCAAAAGGCCCTCTGGGCTATGCAATGTTCCGCAAATTAAAAGTGTATGCTGGTGCTAAGCATGACCATGTGGCTCAGCAGCCTCAACCGTTGACTATTCAAAGTCAAGCGTAA
- a CDS encoding RelA/SpoT family protein, which translates to MAKSAVKRQQEPSKPTVAPLLPADSEESQLTILLRQYLKFEDIAQVWEAYRFSAKAHEGQTRKSGEPYITHPVSVACVLAGLHLDVPTLIAALLHDVVEDTGVTKQQVADQFGKQVAELVDGLSKLDKIEFQSATQAQAENFRKMLLAMSQDVRVILVKLADRLHNMQTLEVMAPEKRRRIARETLDIYAPIANRLGLNSIYQELEDLSFKYLYPMRFRVISKAILAARGNRKEVVGKILDALKLRLKEMNVEADITGREKHLYSIYKKMTGKTVTFSQIYDIYGFRVIVKDLPTCYLALGILHGLYKPIPGKFKDYIAIPKANGYQSLHTTLFGPFGTPIEVQIRSGEMHNIADAGVAAHWLYKTTDAHLTALQQQTHQWLQRLLDIQSESADSLEFLEHFKVDLFPDEVYVFTPKGKIMALPKGATAVDFAYAVHTDIGNRCVAVKINQELAPLRTELHNGDHLEIITAAHAHPNPAWLNYVVSGKARAHIRHFLKSMQSTESAHLGERMLNQALRALHADPAAIHDAQWQKLLRDYGAKNKEEILTDIGLGKRLNVMVAHQLLAVTDEQVEGPIRQSNKPLGSITIRGSEGMAVQFAQCCRPIPGDPILGFINKDKGLIIHTHDCQAIRKFRVDPEKWLDVEWDPDTKKLFKVNLKLAAANQRGMLAKIAAGIADAGSNIDNVSMESDDTSYTTMNFTVQVENRAHLADLMRRLRKIPDVVRINRVKGAGQEQKIQ; encoded by the coding sequence ATGGCAAAATCTGCGGTAAAACGCCAGCAAGAACCTTCAAAACCAACTGTCGCGCCTTTGTTGCCTGCCGATAGCGAAGAGTCGCAACTAACGATACTGCTCAGGCAATACCTCAAATTTGAAGATATTGCGCAAGTATGGGAAGCCTATCGCTTCAGCGCCAAAGCGCATGAAGGTCAAACCCGTAAAAGTGGTGAGCCTTACATTACCCACCCAGTTTCTGTGGCTTGTGTATTGGCAGGCTTGCATCTTGATGTGCCAACCCTAATAGCAGCGCTGTTGCACGATGTGGTTGAAGATACTGGCGTCACCAAGCAACAAGTCGCAGACCAGTTTGGCAAGCAAGTCGCCGAGCTGGTAGACGGCCTATCCAAGCTCGATAAAATCGAATTCCAAAGTGCTACCCAGGCGCAGGCGGAGAATTTCCGCAAGATGCTGTTGGCGATGTCGCAAGATGTGCGCGTGATACTTGTCAAGCTGGCAGATCGTTTGCACAACATGCAGACGCTAGAGGTGATGGCGCCCGAGAAACGCCGCAGAATCGCGCGCGAAACGCTGGACATTTACGCGCCAATTGCCAACCGTCTTGGCCTTAACTCTATTTACCAGGAGCTTGAAGATTTAAGCTTTAAATATCTCTACCCTATGCGCTTCAGGGTGATTTCCAAGGCGATTCTGGCCGCACGCGGTAATCGCAAGGAAGTGGTCGGCAAGATACTCGATGCGCTAAAACTGCGCTTAAAAGAGATGAATGTTGAGGCTGATATCACCGGCCGTGAAAAACATTTGTATAGCATCTACAAAAAGATGACGGGCAAAACCGTGACGTTTTCACAGATTTACGACATCTACGGCTTTCGCGTGATTGTGAAAGATTTGCCTACCTGCTATTTAGCGCTAGGCATATTGCACGGGCTTTACAAGCCGATTCCTGGTAAATTCAAAGACTATATTGCGATTCCCAAAGCCAATGGCTACCAGTCGCTGCATACTACTTTATTCGGTCCATTCGGTACGCCGATCGAGGTGCAGATCAGAAGTGGTGAAATGCATAATATTGCCGATGCAGGTGTTGCAGCCCATTGGTTGTATAAGACTACAGATGCCCATTTGACGGCCTTGCAGCAGCAAACGCATCAATGGCTGCAACGTTTGCTGGACATTCAGAGCGAGAGTGCCGATTCACTCGAATTCCTTGAGCATTTCAAGGTGGATCTGTTCCCTGACGAAGTCTATGTATTTACGCCTAAAGGCAAGATCATGGCGCTGCCAAAAGGTGCAACGGCAGTGGATTTCGCCTATGCCGTGCACACGGACATCGGTAACCGTTGCGTGGCTGTCAAGATCAATCAGGAACTCGCGCCGCTCAGAACCGAGCTGCATAACGGCGATCATCTGGAAATCATCACGGCGGCACATGCGCACCCTAATCCTGCGTGGCTCAATTACGTAGTGTCTGGCAAAGCGCGTGCGCACATTCGTCACTTCCTGAAATCCATGCAATCTACCGAGTCTGCGCATCTTGGTGAACGTATGCTAAATCAGGCACTGCGTGCCTTGCATGCCGACCCAGCAGCGATTCATGATGCGCAATGGCAAAAACTGTTGCGTGATTATGGCGCTAAAAATAAAGAGGAAATCCTTACAGATATCGGGTTGGGCAAGCGCCTGAATGTAATGGTCGCACACCAACTTCTGGCGGTGACCGATGAGCAAGTTGAAGGGCCGATCAGGCAATCAAACAAACCATTAGGTTCTATCACTATTCGTGGATCTGAGGGTATGGCAGTACAGTTTGCGCAATGTTGCCGCCCGATTCCTGGTGACCCGATTCTTGGTTTTATCAATAAAGATAAAGGCCTCATCATTCACACACATGATTGCCAAGCCATCCGTAAATTCCGCGTGGATCCTGAAAAATGGTTGGATGTGGAGTGGGATCCGGACACCAAAAAGCTATTCAAGGTGAATCTCAAACTGGCTGCGGCCAACCAACGCGGTATGTTGGCCAAGATTGCCGCAGGTATTGCCGATGCGGGCTCGAATATTGATAATGTCAGCATGGAGTCGGATGACACTTCATACACCACCATGAATTTCACGGTGCAGGTTGAAAATCGTGCGCATTTGGCTGACTTGATGCGCAGGCTACGCAAGATACCCGATGTAGTGCGCATCAACCGCGTGAAGGGCGCTGGGCAAGAACAAAAAATACAATAA